One window from the genome of Lathamus discolor isolate bLatDis1 chromosome 8, bLatDis1.hap1, whole genome shotgun sequence encodes:
- the POLG gene encoding DNA polymerase subunit gamma-1 isoform X1 translates to MRRLLWRRSVRGCAAEPRRCASSSSARSPLPEDAPSQKPGKDQRRMNPLNIQMLSRTLHEQIFRGAHVYHSSTDIQRSVEHLQRHDLWGKETSTLPDVDLRLPRMYGDNIDEHFRLLAQKQSLPYLEAANELLRCELPPVPEQWAWQLGWTRYGPDGRVEAVDFPEERAVVLDVEVCVADGHCPTMAVAVSPHAWYSWCSRRLLEQRYSWSSHLTLADLIPLESPAGAGCAGRRDWPERVVVGHNVAFDRAFIKEQYLIQGSRVRFLDTMSMHMAISGLTGFQRSLWMAAKHGKRKGLQQVKQHIKKTRSKMEGPAVSKGAEPVAITSWDWVHVSSINNLADVHALYVGGEPLEKEARELFVKGTMADIRNHFQDLMSYCARDVQATHEVFQEQLPLFMERCPHPVTFAGMLEMGVSYLPVNGNWKRYLDDAQGIYEELQKEMKKSLMNLANDACQLLHEDRYKDDPWLWDLEWDTQEFKQKKNPVKKKKKDQDGNSKTSLAAMGAEGSTQEWQEDPGPPGEDEELKAVSQVCLQRLKETVTLQPKRLQHLPGHPGWYRKLCLRLGEPGWVPGPSLISLQMRVTPKLMRLVWDGFPLHYSDKHGWGYLVPGRRDNLPAAPSEAEGPSCPHRVMESLYRQHCLEKGKEQPQGLQAAMEDELLVMDDSTIWQKAEELSQLEVDMEEKTGRADQSLGQEEVPELCKPAQPRSQPSYHHGNGPYNDVNIPGCWFFKLPHKDGNENNVGSPFAKDFLPQMEDGTLRAAVGRTHGTRALEINKMISFWRNAHKRISSQMVVWLKKGDLPRVVTRHPDYNEEDDYGAILPQVVTAGTITRRAVEPTWLTASNARADRVGSELKAMVQVPPGYSLVGADVDSQELWIAAVLGEAHFAGMHGCTAFGWMTLQGKKSNGTDLHSKTAATVGISREHAKVFNYGRIYGAGQPFAERLLMQFNHRLTQQQAREKAQQMYAVTKGVRRFHLSEDGEWLVNKLELAVDRAEDGSVSAQDVQRIQKEATKGSRNKKKWNVVEQRVWAGGTESEMFNKLESIALSPSPQTPVLGCHISRALEPAVAKGEFLTSRVNWVVQSSAVDYLHLMLVAMKWLFEEFDINGRFCISIHDEVRYLVQQQDRYRAALALQITNLLTRCMFAYKLGLQDLPQSVAFFSTVDIDRCLRKEVTMSCTTPSNPTGMEKKYGIPQGEALDIYQLIEITKGSLEKK, encoded by the exons ATGAGGCGCCTGCTGTGGAGGCGCTCAGTGCGGGGCTGTGCCGCCGAGCCCCGACGGTGCgcctccagctcctctgcccGCAGCCCGCTGCCGGAGGACGCCCCGAGCCAGAAGCCGGGCAAGGACCAGCGGCGCATGAACCCCCTCAACATCCAGATGCTGTCCAGGACCCTCCACGAGCAGATCTTCCGCGGGGCCCACGTGTACCACTCCTCCACGGACATCCAGAGGAGCGTGGAGCACCTGCAGCGCCACGACCTGTGGGGCAAGGAGACCTCCACGCTGCCCGACGTGGACCTGCGGCTGCCCCGCATGTACGGGGACAACATCGACGAGCACTTCCGCCTCCTGGCGCAGAAGCAGAGCTTGCCCTACCTGGAGGCGGCCAACGAGCTGCTGCGGTGCGAGCTGCCCCCTGTGCCCGAGCAATGGGCATGGCAGCTCGGCTGGACCCGCTACGGCCCGGACGGCCGGGTGGAAGCCGTTGACTTCCCCGAGGAGCGGGCGGTGGTGTTGGACGTGGAGGTGTGCGTGGCTGATGGACACTGCCCGACGATGGCCGTGGCGGTCTCACCGCACGCGTG GTACTCGTGGTGCAGCCGGCGGCTGCTGGAGCAGCGCTACTCCTGGTCCAGCCACCTCACCCTGGCCGACCTCATTCCCCTGGAGAGCCCGGCAGGTGCTGGCTGTGCCGGCAGGCGGGACTGGCCGGAGCGAGTGGTGGTGGGGCACAACGTGGCCTTTGACCGGGCGTTCATCAAGGAGCAGTACCTCATCCAG GGCTCCCGGGTGCGCTTCCTCGACACCATGAGCATGCACATGGCCATCTCGGGGCTGACGGGCTTCCAGCGCAGCCTCTGGATGGCCGCCAAGCATGGCAAGaggaaggggctgcagcaggtCAAGCAGCACATCAAGAAAACCCGCAGCAAAATGGAGGGGCCGGCTGTGAGTAAGGGAGCTGAGCCAGTGGCG ATCACGTCGTGGGACTGGGTGCACGTCAGCAGCATCAACAACCTGGCAGATGTGCATGCACTCTATGTCGGCGGGGAGCCGCTGGAGAAGGAGGCGCGGGAGCTCTTTGTGAAGGGGACCATGGCCGACATCAGGAATCACTTCCAG GACCTGATGTCCTACTGTGCCCGTGACGTCCAGGCCACCCATGAGGTGTTCCAGGAGCAGCTGCCGCTCTTCATGGAGAG GTGCCCCCACCCTGTGACAtttgcagggatgctggagatgggggTGTCCTACCTGCCTGTCAATGGGAACTGGAAGAGGTACCTGGACGATGCTCAGGGCATCTatgaggagctgcagaaggagaTGAAGAAGTCCTTGATGAACCTGGCCAATGATGCCTGCCAGCTGCTGCATGAGGACAG GTACAAGGATGACCCCTGGCTCTGGGATCTCGAGTGGGACACGCAGGAGTTTAAGCAGAAGAAGAATCCggtgaagaagaagaagaaggatcAGGATGGTAACAGCAAAACCTCCCTGGCAGCGATGGGTGCAGAGGGGTCCACGCAGGAGTGGCAGGAAG ACCCTGGTCCCCCTGGTGAGGATGAGGAGCTGAAGGCTGTGAGCCAGGTCTGCCTGCAGCGCCTGAAGGAGACGGTCACACTGCAACCCAAGAGGCTGCAGCACCTGCCGGGACACCCGGG ctggtACCGCAAGCTGTGCCTGCGCCTGGGGGAGCCGGGGTGGGTGCCGGGACCCAGCCTCATCAGCCTGCAGATGAGGGTGACCCCGAAGCTGATGCGCCTGGTCTGGGATGGGTTCCCCCTCCATTACTCGGACAAGCACGGATGGGGCTACCTGGTGCCGGGGCGGCGGGACAACCTGCCAGCAGCCCCCTCGGAAGCGGAGGGCCCTTCCTGCCCGCACAG GGTGATGGAGAGCCTGTACAGGCAGCACTGCCTGGAGAAGGGCAAGGAGCAGCCCCAGGGGCTGCAGGCTGCTATGGAGGATGAGCTGCTGGTGATGGACGACAGCACGATATGGCAGAAG GCAGAGGAGCTGAGCCAGCTGGAGGTGGACATGGAGGAGAAAACGGGTAGAGCAGACCAGAGCCTGGGGCAG GAGGAGGTGCCTGAGCTGTGCAAGCCGGCGCAGCCAAGGAGCCAGCCCTCGTACCACCACGGCAATGGTCCCTACAACGACGTCAACATCCCCGGGTGCTGGTTCTTCAAGCTGCCTCACAAG GACGGGAATGAGAACAACGTGGGCAGCCCTTTTGCCAAGGACTTCCTGCCGCAGATGGAGGACGGCACCCTGCGGGCTGCTGTGGGCCGCACGCACGGGACCAGGGCCCTGGAGATCAACAAAATGATCTCGTTCTGGAGGAACGCTCACAAGCGGATCAG TTCGCAGATGGTGGTGTGGCTGAAGAAGGGGGATCTGCCTCGCGTGGTGACCAG gCATCCTGACTATAATGAAGAGGATGATTACGGAGCCATCCTGCCGCAGGTGGTGACCGCAGGGACCATCACCCGCCGGGCGGTGGAGCCCACGTGGCTGACGGCCAGCAACGCTCGG GCCGACCGGGTGGGCAGCGAGCTCAAAGCCATGGTCCAGGTGCCTCCCGGCTACTCCCTGGTGGGCGCAGACGTGGACTCGCAGGAGCTGTGGATCGCCGCTGTGCTGGGCGAGGCGCACTTCGCGGGCATGCACG GCTGCACGGCCTTCGGGTGGATGACTCTGCAGGGCAAGAAGAGCAACGGCACGGACCTGCACAGCAAAACCGCCGCCACGGTGGGCATCAGCCGGGAGCACGCCAAGGTCTTCAACTACGGGCGCATCTACGGGGCCGGGCAGCCCTTTGCCGAGCGGCTGCTGATGCAGTTCAACCATCGGCTCACGCAGCAGCAGGCGCGGGAGAAGGCTCAGCAGATGTATGCGGTCACCAAGGGTGTCCGGAG GTTTCACCTCTCTGAGGATGGGGAGTGGCTGGTGAATAAGCTGGAGCTGGCTGTGGACAGGGCGGAGGATGGATCGGTGTCGGCACAGGATGTCCAGCGCATCCAGAAAGAAGCCACAAAGGG GTCCCGGAATAAGAAGAAATGGAACGTGGTGGAACAGCGAGTGTGGGCTGGAGGCACGGAGTCGGAGATGTTCAACAAGCTGGAGAGCATCGCCTTATCCCCTTCCCCACAGACCCCGGTGCTGGGCTGTCACATCAGCAGGGCCCTGGAGCCTGCCGTGGCCAAGGGAGAG TTTCTGACCAGCAGAgtgaactgggtggtgcagagctctgctgttgACTACCTGCACCTCATGCTGGTCGCCATGAAGTGGCTCTTCGAGGAGTTCGACATCAACGGGCGCTTCTGCATCAGCATCCACGACGAGGTGCGCTAcctggtgcagcagcaggatcGGTACCGGGCAGCCCTGGCCCTGCAGATCACCAACCTCCTCACGAG GTGCATGTTTGCCTACAAACTGGGCCTCCAGGACCTGCCACAGTCAGTGGCTTTCTTTAGCACAGTGGATATTGACCGGTGCTTAAGGAAGGAGGTGACCATGAGCTGCACAACACCATCAAATCCAACAGGGATGGAGAAGAAGTACGGCATCCCACAAG GAGAAGCTCTGGATATCTATCAGCTAATTGAAATAACCAAAGGTTCGCTGGAGAAGAAGTGA
- the POLG gene encoding DNA polymerase subunit gamma-1 isoform X2: MRRLLWRRSVRGCAAEPRRCASSSSARSPLPEDAPSQKPGKDQRRMNPLNIQMLSRTLHEQIFRGAHVYHSSTDIQRSVEHLQRHDLWGKETSTLPDVDLRLPRMYGDNIDEHFRLLAQKQSLPYLEAANELLRCELPPVPEQWAWQLGWTRYGPDGRVEAVDFPEERAVVLDVEVCVADGHCPTMAVAVSPHAWYSWCSRRLLEQRYSWSSHLTLADLIPLESPAGAGCAGRRDWPERVVVGHNVAFDRAFIKEQYLIQGSRVRFLDTMSMHMAISGLTGFQRSLWMAAKHGKRKGLQQVKQHIKKTRSKMEGPAITSWDWVHVSSINNLADVHALYVGGEPLEKEARELFVKGTMADIRNHFQDLMSYCARDVQATHEVFQEQLPLFMERCPHPVTFAGMLEMGVSYLPVNGNWKRYLDDAQGIYEELQKEMKKSLMNLANDACQLLHEDRYKDDPWLWDLEWDTQEFKQKKNPVKKKKKDQDGNSKTSLAAMGAEGSTQEWQEDPGPPGEDEELKAVSQVCLQRLKETVTLQPKRLQHLPGHPGWYRKLCLRLGEPGWVPGPSLISLQMRVTPKLMRLVWDGFPLHYSDKHGWGYLVPGRRDNLPAAPSEAEGPSCPHRVMESLYRQHCLEKGKEQPQGLQAAMEDELLVMDDSTIWQKAEELSQLEVDMEEKTGRADQSLGQEEVPELCKPAQPRSQPSYHHGNGPYNDVNIPGCWFFKLPHKDGNENNVGSPFAKDFLPQMEDGTLRAAVGRTHGTRALEINKMISFWRNAHKRISSQMVVWLKKGDLPRVVTRHPDYNEEDDYGAILPQVVTAGTITRRAVEPTWLTASNARADRVGSELKAMVQVPPGYSLVGADVDSQELWIAAVLGEAHFAGMHGCTAFGWMTLQGKKSNGTDLHSKTAATVGISREHAKVFNYGRIYGAGQPFAERLLMQFNHRLTQQQAREKAQQMYAVTKGVRRFHLSEDGEWLVNKLELAVDRAEDGSVSAQDVQRIQKEATKGSRNKKKWNVVEQRVWAGGTESEMFNKLESIALSPSPQTPVLGCHISRALEPAVAKGEFLTSRVNWVVQSSAVDYLHLMLVAMKWLFEEFDINGRFCISIHDEVRYLVQQQDRYRAALALQITNLLTRCMFAYKLGLQDLPQSVAFFSTVDIDRCLRKEVTMSCTTPSNPTGMEKKYGIPQGEALDIYQLIEITKGSLEKK; this comes from the exons ATGAGGCGCCTGCTGTGGAGGCGCTCAGTGCGGGGCTGTGCCGCCGAGCCCCGACGGTGCgcctccagctcctctgcccGCAGCCCGCTGCCGGAGGACGCCCCGAGCCAGAAGCCGGGCAAGGACCAGCGGCGCATGAACCCCCTCAACATCCAGATGCTGTCCAGGACCCTCCACGAGCAGATCTTCCGCGGGGCCCACGTGTACCACTCCTCCACGGACATCCAGAGGAGCGTGGAGCACCTGCAGCGCCACGACCTGTGGGGCAAGGAGACCTCCACGCTGCCCGACGTGGACCTGCGGCTGCCCCGCATGTACGGGGACAACATCGACGAGCACTTCCGCCTCCTGGCGCAGAAGCAGAGCTTGCCCTACCTGGAGGCGGCCAACGAGCTGCTGCGGTGCGAGCTGCCCCCTGTGCCCGAGCAATGGGCATGGCAGCTCGGCTGGACCCGCTACGGCCCGGACGGCCGGGTGGAAGCCGTTGACTTCCCCGAGGAGCGGGCGGTGGTGTTGGACGTGGAGGTGTGCGTGGCTGATGGACACTGCCCGACGATGGCCGTGGCGGTCTCACCGCACGCGTG GTACTCGTGGTGCAGCCGGCGGCTGCTGGAGCAGCGCTACTCCTGGTCCAGCCACCTCACCCTGGCCGACCTCATTCCCCTGGAGAGCCCGGCAGGTGCTGGCTGTGCCGGCAGGCGGGACTGGCCGGAGCGAGTGGTGGTGGGGCACAACGTGGCCTTTGACCGGGCGTTCATCAAGGAGCAGTACCTCATCCAG GGCTCCCGGGTGCGCTTCCTCGACACCATGAGCATGCACATGGCCATCTCGGGGCTGACGGGCTTCCAGCGCAGCCTCTGGATGGCCGCCAAGCATGGCAAGaggaaggggctgcagcaggtCAAGCAGCACATCAAGAAAACCCGCAGCAAAATGGAGGGGCCGGCT ATCACGTCGTGGGACTGGGTGCACGTCAGCAGCATCAACAACCTGGCAGATGTGCATGCACTCTATGTCGGCGGGGAGCCGCTGGAGAAGGAGGCGCGGGAGCTCTTTGTGAAGGGGACCATGGCCGACATCAGGAATCACTTCCAG GACCTGATGTCCTACTGTGCCCGTGACGTCCAGGCCACCCATGAGGTGTTCCAGGAGCAGCTGCCGCTCTTCATGGAGAG GTGCCCCCACCCTGTGACAtttgcagggatgctggagatgggggTGTCCTACCTGCCTGTCAATGGGAACTGGAAGAGGTACCTGGACGATGCTCAGGGCATCTatgaggagctgcagaaggagaTGAAGAAGTCCTTGATGAACCTGGCCAATGATGCCTGCCAGCTGCTGCATGAGGACAG GTACAAGGATGACCCCTGGCTCTGGGATCTCGAGTGGGACACGCAGGAGTTTAAGCAGAAGAAGAATCCggtgaagaagaagaagaaggatcAGGATGGTAACAGCAAAACCTCCCTGGCAGCGATGGGTGCAGAGGGGTCCACGCAGGAGTGGCAGGAAG ACCCTGGTCCCCCTGGTGAGGATGAGGAGCTGAAGGCTGTGAGCCAGGTCTGCCTGCAGCGCCTGAAGGAGACGGTCACACTGCAACCCAAGAGGCTGCAGCACCTGCCGGGACACCCGGG ctggtACCGCAAGCTGTGCCTGCGCCTGGGGGAGCCGGGGTGGGTGCCGGGACCCAGCCTCATCAGCCTGCAGATGAGGGTGACCCCGAAGCTGATGCGCCTGGTCTGGGATGGGTTCCCCCTCCATTACTCGGACAAGCACGGATGGGGCTACCTGGTGCCGGGGCGGCGGGACAACCTGCCAGCAGCCCCCTCGGAAGCGGAGGGCCCTTCCTGCCCGCACAG GGTGATGGAGAGCCTGTACAGGCAGCACTGCCTGGAGAAGGGCAAGGAGCAGCCCCAGGGGCTGCAGGCTGCTATGGAGGATGAGCTGCTGGTGATGGACGACAGCACGATATGGCAGAAG GCAGAGGAGCTGAGCCAGCTGGAGGTGGACATGGAGGAGAAAACGGGTAGAGCAGACCAGAGCCTGGGGCAG GAGGAGGTGCCTGAGCTGTGCAAGCCGGCGCAGCCAAGGAGCCAGCCCTCGTACCACCACGGCAATGGTCCCTACAACGACGTCAACATCCCCGGGTGCTGGTTCTTCAAGCTGCCTCACAAG GACGGGAATGAGAACAACGTGGGCAGCCCTTTTGCCAAGGACTTCCTGCCGCAGATGGAGGACGGCACCCTGCGGGCTGCTGTGGGCCGCACGCACGGGACCAGGGCCCTGGAGATCAACAAAATGATCTCGTTCTGGAGGAACGCTCACAAGCGGATCAG TTCGCAGATGGTGGTGTGGCTGAAGAAGGGGGATCTGCCTCGCGTGGTGACCAG gCATCCTGACTATAATGAAGAGGATGATTACGGAGCCATCCTGCCGCAGGTGGTGACCGCAGGGACCATCACCCGCCGGGCGGTGGAGCCCACGTGGCTGACGGCCAGCAACGCTCGG GCCGACCGGGTGGGCAGCGAGCTCAAAGCCATGGTCCAGGTGCCTCCCGGCTACTCCCTGGTGGGCGCAGACGTGGACTCGCAGGAGCTGTGGATCGCCGCTGTGCTGGGCGAGGCGCACTTCGCGGGCATGCACG GCTGCACGGCCTTCGGGTGGATGACTCTGCAGGGCAAGAAGAGCAACGGCACGGACCTGCACAGCAAAACCGCCGCCACGGTGGGCATCAGCCGGGAGCACGCCAAGGTCTTCAACTACGGGCGCATCTACGGGGCCGGGCAGCCCTTTGCCGAGCGGCTGCTGATGCAGTTCAACCATCGGCTCACGCAGCAGCAGGCGCGGGAGAAGGCTCAGCAGATGTATGCGGTCACCAAGGGTGTCCGGAG GTTTCACCTCTCTGAGGATGGGGAGTGGCTGGTGAATAAGCTGGAGCTGGCTGTGGACAGGGCGGAGGATGGATCGGTGTCGGCACAGGATGTCCAGCGCATCCAGAAAGAAGCCACAAAGGG GTCCCGGAATAAGAAGAAATGGAACGTGGTGGAACAGCGAGTGTGGGCTGGAGGCACGGAGTCGGAGATGTTCAACAAGCTGGAGAGCATCGCCTTATCCCCTTCCCCACAGACCCCGGTGCTGGGCTGTCACATCAGCAGGGCCCTGGAGCCTGCCGTGGCCAAGGGAGAG TTTCTGACCAGCAGAgtgaactgggtggtgcagagctctgctgttgACTACCTGCACCTCATGCTGGTCGCCATGAAGTGGCTCTTCGAGGAGTTCGACATCAACGGGCGCTTCTGCATCAGCATCCACGACGAGGTGCGCTAcctggtgcagcagcaggatcGGTACCGGGCAGCCCTGGCCCTGCAGATCACCAACCTCCTCACGAG GTGCATGTTTGCCTACAAACTGGGCCTCCAGGACCTGCCACAGTCAGTGGCTTTCTTTAGCACAGTGGATATTGACCGGTGCTTAAGGAAGGAGGTGACCATGAGCTGCACAACACCATCAAATCCAACAGGGATGGAGAAGAAGTACGGCATCCCACAAG GAGAAGCTCTGGATATCTATCAGCTAATTGAAATAACCAAAGGTTCGCTGGAGAAGAAGTGA